A part of Planococcus sp. MB-3u-03 genomic DNA contains:
- the ybaK gene encoding Cys-tRNA(Pro) deacylase: MAKKAAKTNAARILDREKIDYEPLQYSTDDGKIDGVSVAAKIGAPVETVYKTLVAAGSSKDHYVFLVPVAEELDLKLAAKACGEKKIEMVPVKEILPLTGYVRGGCSPFGMKKPFRTFVAEQASQLNEIIVSAGKVGAQLKLAPEDLLKATRGEFAELTVKP, from the coding sequence GTGGCGAAAAAAGCAGCAAAAACCAACGCCGCACGCATATTGGACCGTGAAAAAATCGATTATGAGCCGCTTCAGTACAGCACCGATGACGGGAAAATCGATGGGGTATCGGTTGCGGCGAAAATCGGAGCACCTGTAGAGACTGTCTATAAGACACTCGTGGCAGCGGGGTCCTCCAAGGATCATTACGTATTTCTCGTGCCGGTCGCCGAAGAGCTGGATTTAAAACTGGCCGCAAAAGCCTGCGGCGAAAAGAAAATCGAGATGGTGCCGGTCAAAGAGATTTTACCGCTCACGGGTTACGTGCGCGGAGGCTGTTCCCCGTTCGGCATGAAAAAGCCGTTCAGGACATTCGTCGCCGAACAAGCCTCCCAGTTGAATGAAATTATCGTTTCTGCCGGAAAAGTCGGGGCACAGTTGAAACTGGCACCGGAAGATTTGCTGAAAGCAACACGAGGTGAGTTTGCGGAATTGACGGTGAAGCCGTAA
- a CDS encoding MarR family winged helix-turn-helix transcriptional regulator, whose product MSQELFTAYSKFSEAILEVNAYVADIFANHEELKAYSPQQLQTLRIIKKNPAISQSEIADIQGVFKTAISNRIRKLEQDGLIAILTNQDLRKKAISITQKGTELLVISETVIFENLNELLAERFTGDEIIKFTSQLDEIVNCLKMEKDGEKQ is encoded by the coding sequence ATGTCTCAGGAACTATTCACGGCGTACTCGAAATTCAGTGAAGCCATTTTGGAAGTAAATGCCTATGTAGCAGATATATTCGCTAATCATGAAGAGTTAAAAGCCTATTCTCCGCAACAATTGCAGACTTTGCGGATCATCAAAAAAAATCCAGCCATTTCCCAAAGTGAGATCGCGGATATCCAGGGAGTCTTTAAAACAGCCATCTCCAACCGAATCAGGAAATTGGAGCAAGATGGCTTAATTGCCATCTTGACCAATCAGGATCTACGTAAAAAAGCCATTTCAATTACTCAAAAAGGAACGGAACTATTGGTGATAAGCGAGACAGTCATCTTTGAAAATCTGAATGAGTTGCTGGCGGAACGCTTTACAGGTGATGAGATCATAAAGTTCACTAGCCAATTGGATGAAATCGTCAATTGTTTGAAAATGGAAAAGGATGGCGAAAAACAATGA
- a CDS encoding YczE/YyaS/YitT family protein — MKVSMYYRWLFFLFGMMLLGLGISMTIKGYRLGIGPWDVLHVGLYENFGLTIGTWSIIAGFTLISTTSLVRRRWPQFGTWLNMLLIGLFIDLFNFLLPDIHSLIGQILIFIAGIFVMGYGVGMYVSPKMGAGPRDDLMLILVQKTGFSVSTIRTAIEVIVALLGWMLGGPVGIGTVVSALLIGRIVQKSLVQCESLLKWLILKHQKDVPPVLKI, encoded by the coding sequence ATGAAAGTGTCTATGTATTACCGGTGGCTGTTTTTCCTGTTCGGCATGATGTTGCTGGGCCTCGGAATCTCCATGACCATCAAAGGCTATCGTCTCGGCATCGGGCCGTGGGATGTTTTGCATGTCGGCTTGTACGAGAATTTCGGCCTGACAATCGGCACGTGGTCGATCATTGCGGGATTTACACTGATCAGCACTACGTCTCTCGTGCGCCGAAGATGGCCCCAGTTCGGGACTTGGCTAAATATGCTGCTGATCGGTTTGTTTATCGATTTATTCAATTTCCTTCTCCCGGATATCCATTCGCTAATCGGGCAAATCCTGATTTTTATAGCGGGGATTTTTGTGATGGGCTATGGTGTCGGCATGTACGTCTCACCCAAGATGGGAGCTGGCCCACGAGATGACTTGATGCTGATCTTGGTTCAGAAAACAGGGTTCAGCGTCAGCACCATCCGGACAGCGATTGAAGTGATTGTTGCGCTTCTGGGTTGGATGCTCGGAGGACCTGTGGGAATCGGTACCGTGGTGAGTGCACTATTGATCGGCAGGATTGTACAGAAATCACTCGTGCAATGTGAATCTTTATTGAAATGGCTCATTTTAAAGCATCAAAAAGACGTTCCACCGGTGTTGAAAATATAA
- a CDS encoding S-ribosylhomocysteine lyase, with product MKKMNVESFNLDHTKVAAPYVRLAGEKTGSNGDTIKKYDIRFKQPNKEHMDMPGLHSLEHMMAEHSRNHSDQIIDIGPMGCQTGFYLSVINHDDYEDILRILEATLTDVIAADEVPACNEVQCGWAASHSLEGAHELAKEMLAKKDEWRQVFKEETA from the coding sequence ATGAAAAAAATGAATGTAGAAAGCTTTAACCTAGACCATACAAAAGTAGCGGCACCTTATGTCCGCCTAGCTGGTGAAAAAACAGGATCAAACGGAGATACCATCAAAAAATACGATATCCGTTTCAAGCAGCCGAACAAAGAACATATGGATATGCCGGGGCTTCACTCACTTGAGCACATGATGGCGGAGCATAGCCGCAACCATTCGGACCAAATCATCGACATCGGGCCAATGGGCTGCCAAACGGGCTTTTACTTGTCAGTTATCAACCACGATGACTACGAAGACATTTTACGCATTCTCGAAGCGACTTTGACGGATGTCATTGCGGCAGACGAGGTACCAGCATGCAACGAAGTGCAATGCGGTTGGGCGGCAAGCCATAGCTTAGAAGGCGCACATGAACTAGCTAAAGAAATGCTGGCGAAAAAAGACGAGTGGCGCCAAGTATTCAAAGAAGAAACTGCATAA
- a CDS encoding bifunctional cystathionine gamma-lyase/homocysteine desulfhydrase, which translates to MKPKTRLIHGGIFGDEATGAVSTPIYQVSTYKQEAVGKFKGYEYSRTGNPTRHALEELIADVEYGHAGFAFGSGMAAISSVMMLFSAGDHVILTDDVYGGTYRVMNKVLNRFGLEFTFVDTGDLEQVKAAVQENTKAIFIETPTNPLLKVTDIGAVATFAKGSGLLTIVDNTFMTPYFQNPISLGADIVLHSATKYIGGHSDVVAGLVVVNTAQLAEELHFVQNSVGAILGPQDSWLLMRGLKTLGIRMEETNGNAQKIAEFLDGHEAVEAVIYPGLDNHSGKALMEKQARGFGGMISFDVGSKEKADDLLAKLKYFTLAESLGAVESLISVPAQMTHASIPEDRRAELGITEGLVRISVGIEDVEDLIEDLQQALA; encoded by the coding sequence ATGAAACCGAAAACAAGATTGATCCATGGCGGCATCTTCGGAGACGAAGCGACAGGCGCCGTATCCACACCGATCTACCAAGTGAGTACCTATAAACAAGAAGCAGTCGGGAAGTTCAAGGGCTATGAATATTCACGCACCGGCAACCCAACGCGCCATGCACTTGAAGAACTCATTGCAGATGTCGAATACGGCCACGCCGGTTTTGCGTTCGGCTCGGGAATGGCGGCTATTTCTTCTGTTATGATGCTGTTTTCAGCAGGCGACCACGTCATCTTGACGGATGATGTGTACGGCGGAACGTATCGCGTGATGAACAAAGTGCTGAACCGCTTCGGGCTCGAATTTACATTCGTCGATACGGGTGATTTGGAGCAAGTGAAAGCTGCCGTACAGGAAAATACGAAAGCGATCTTTATTGAAACACCGACCAATCCGTTGTTGAAAGTGACGGATATCGGAGCAGTCGCGACGTTCGCCAAAGGGAGCGGGCTGTTGACGATTGTCGACAATACATTCATGACGCCTTATTTCCAAAACCCAATCTCGCTTGGGGCGGATATCGTCTTGCATAGCGCAACGAAATACATCGGCGGCCATAGCGATGTCGTCGCGGGGCTTGTCGTTGTCAATACGGCACAACTGGCAGAAGAATTGCATTTCGTCCAAAATTCCGTTGGCGCAATTCTTGGGCCGCAAGATTCGTGGCTGTTGATGCGCGGACTGAAAACGCTCGGCATCCGCATGGAAGAGACCAATGGCAATGCGCAGAAAATCGCAGAGTTCCTTGATGGACATGAAGCGGTTGAAGCGGTCATTTATCCTGGGCTCGATAACCATTCAGGCAAAGCCTTGATGGAAAAACAAGCACGCGGCTTCGGCGGAATGATTTCCTTTGACGTCGGCAGCAAAGAAAAAGCGGATGACTTGTTGGCCAAACTGAAATACTTCACCTTAGCGGAAAGCCTGGGTGCGGTGGAAAGTCTGATCTCCGTTCCGGCGCAGATGACGCATGCCTCGATTCCTGAAGACCGCCGTGCAGAACTCGGCATCACAGAAGGCTTGGTGCGTATTTCGGTTGGAATTGAAGATGTGGAAGATTTAATAGAAGACTTGCAGCAAGCATTAGCATAG
- a CDS encoding YhgE/Pip domain-containing protein encodes MIHELKTVFSKKMLIISLIAVMFLPVIYSASFLTSMWDPYGKTEDLPIAVVNEDQEVELEGESIHIGEEIVAELKGNDDFEWHFVGSDEAHAGVVKGDYYASITLPEDFSSNASSLLTDEPKEMALDVETNPGYSYSGKSIADQSILAVETAVASEVRELYTEKVFETVNDMNDGYKEASSGAGELADGAEQLAESAGQLGDGMEALAAQAPSPLAAELEKLIEGNKQISQGIDELGSGSASLSDELSAASEEISAYAFETANAKLISEPVEVNKETVTEVENYGQSFAPYIIALSLFVGAIAFRPFILSGHATVNRRHCLFGGAVNYRSYWHKERSKRLY; translated from the coding sequence ATGATTCATGAACTGAAAACGGTTTTCTCGAAAAAAATGCTGATTATCTCGCTAATAGCTGTCATGTTTTTACCGGTTATCTACAGCGCTTCGTTTTTGACCTCAATGTGGGATCCATATGGAAAAACGGAGGATCTTCCAATTGCGGTCGTCAATGAAGACCAAGAAGTTGAATTAGAAGGGGAAAGCATTCATATCGGTGAGGAGATTGTGGCCGAGCTTAAAGGCAATGATGATTTTGAGTGGCATTTCGTCGGAAGTGATGAAGCACATGCTGGTGTGGTCAAAGGGGATTATTATGCTTCCATTACTTTGCCCGAAGATTTTTCGAGTAATGCTTCCTCACTTTTGACCGACGAGCCGAAAGAAATGGCTTTGGATGTGGAGACCAATCCAGGCTATAGTTACTCTGGTAAATCGATTGCGGACCAAAGCATCTTGGCCGTGGAAACGGCAGTAGCTTCCGAAGTCCGGGAATTATACACCGAAAAAGTATTTGAAACGGTAAACGACATGAATGACGGCTATAAAGAAGCTTCATCCGGTGCAGGGGAGTTAGCGGACGGGGCGGAGCAGCTGGCAGAATCGGCAGGGCAATTAGGGGATGGCATGGAAGCCCTTGCCGCCCAAGCACCTTCACCGCTAGCTGCAGAGCTTGAAAAACTAATCGAAGGAAACAAGCAGATCAGCCAAGGCATCGATGAATTAGGCAGTGGATCAGCGAGTTTGAGCGATGAGTTGTCCGCAGCGTCGGAAGAAATTTCAGCGTATGCGTTTGAAACGGCAAATGCCAAGCTCATCAGCGAACCCGTGGAGGTAAATAAAGAGACCGTAACTGAAGTCGAAAACTATGGCCAGAGCTTTGCGCCTTATATTATTGCGCTCAGCTTGTTTGTCGGGGCAATCGCTTTTCGACCATTTATCCTTTCCGGACACGCGACCGTGAATCGACGACACTGCTTATTTGGTGGGGCAGTAAACTATCGGTCATATTGGCACAAGGAACGTTCCAAGCGGCTTTATTAG
- a CDS encoding class I SAM-dependent methyltransferase, whose product MGREFVEIFDEWVHTYDDSVSGHDPEYKAVFENYQEILSAVAKKAKEPVVEFGVGTGNLTSALLQEGHTVTGIEPNGAMRNVAAQKFPELDIMDGDFLAFDLPQKPNSFVSSYAFHHLTDEEKAQAIQQYAELLPSGGKIVFADTVFESAEAKLGRIVYEEGEGHANLVEDLKREHYTTVPVLEMIFQEHGFDVIFTRLNDYVFLIDATKR is encoded by the coding sequence ATGGGAAGAGAATTTGTTGAGATATTTGATGAATGGGTGCACACATATGATGACTCGGTAAGTGGGCATGACCCGGAATATAAAGCAGTTTTCGAAAATTACCAGGAGATTCTATCGGCGGTCGCGAAGAAAGCTAAGGAGCCAGTCGTGGAATTTGGCGTCGGCACGGGCAATTTGACTTCAGCACTGCTCCAAGAAGGGCACACCGTAACTGGCATCGAGCCGAATGGCGCCATGCGAAACGTAGCCGCACAAAAATTTCCTGAGCTCGATATAATGGATGGCGACTTTTTGGCATTTGATTTGCCTCAGAAGCCGAACAGCTTCGTCAGCAGTTATGCCTTCCATCATCTGACGGATGAAGAAAAAGCCCAGGCAATTCAGCAATATGCCGAGCTATTGCCTTCGGGCGGGAAAATCGTTTTCGCCGATACCGTATTCGAATCAGCTGAGGCCAAACTCGGGCGCATCGTTTACGAAGAAGGGGAAGGCCATGCGAATCTTGTCGAAGACTTGAAGCGCGAACATTATACAACTGTGCCTGTATTGGAAATGATTTTTCAGGAACATGGATTTGACGTTATATTTACACGCTTAAATGACTATGTATTTTTGATCGATGCGACTAAACGATGA
- a CDS encoding immune inhibitor A domain-containing protein gives MKKSKWFPILSASALALSLYSPAASAAPVEELPSLGAWDEDRYGERIDIDQELNRLTNDETFQKEAEKRIKDQAGELNDESADGEENAAASEHFTEDHGTKLFLDRNLAFKEFTLRSIGDNVEIWVANDLAYGPDNPKPADIVTQAQVDKLKAEFDSNIYPVATDFFGTPDTLDGSKSPLPGMVGLPEGYYEGSDKVIMLVDNVQDEGWNDPSYPFFVAGFFWQTLENYTDRNIITIDTNSWETRLESTFFGTTIHELQHLIQADNDGAEETWVNEGMSTFSEFLGGYGHGEGSINFYLDHPENSLVNWDEHGTAATGPETIADYGQVYLFTLYMYDKFGQEFIREIATDGTTQGIASIDKVLEDYGTNKTFTELYQDFMTALTLDDDTVSKDYKFDSIDLRELPVGDGVRGKTVDFEKAKTFEKEGVPAWGGDFKEFDLDRTVRGMKFDGVDFLPLQWDTVANPLDASEQVLHANNGDEADQALIFGATVPADNATLSFEHYYNIEEQWDFAAVQVSTDNGETWKSLENENTRSDVVEEGYPTIKENVPGFTGEKTNWSTETFDLAEYAGQDVLVSFRNLTDWGSNEAGWFVKNIELGSFTADGTSTEPFQSLGQLKGEYVDFTTTFIQTKKNGKQRVFNVDPYNVTEKEALDLQQVLREGNLKMITSYAAAPDQKEAKEFTYEVLYKEDKSKGKGKGNNKK, from the coding sequence ATGAAAAAAAGCAAATGGTTCCCGATTCTATCAGCGAGCGCACTGGCGCTTTCGCTTTATTCCCCAGCAGCAAGTGCTGCACCGGTTGAGGAGCTGCCGTCACTCGGGGCTTGGGATGAGGATCGCTACGGCGAACGCATCGACATTGACCAAGAGCTGAATCGCCTGACAAATGACGAGACGTTCCAAAAAGAAGCCGAGAAGCGCATTAAAGATCAAGCTGGTGAATTGAATGATGAATCCGCAGACGGTGAAGAAAATGCTGCGGCAAGTGAGCATTTCACTGAAGATCACGGCACGAAGTTGTTCTTGGACCGCAACTTGGCATTTAAAGAATTTACGCTTCGCAGCATTGGCGATAATGTAGAAATTTGGGTTGCGAATGATTTAGCATACGGCCCGGATAACCCGAAACCGGCTGACATCGTCACGCAAGCGCAAGTGGATAAATTGAAGGCTGAATTCGACAGCAATATCTATCCGGTCGCGACCGACTTCTTCGGCACGCCGGATACGCTGGATGGCTCAAAGTCGCCGCTTCCTGGCATGGTTGGCCTACCAGAAGGTTATTATGAAGGATCCGATAAAGTGATCATGCTAGTCGATAACGTCCAAGACGAAGGCTGGAACGATCCATCCTATCCGTTCTTCGTAGCTGGCTTCTTCTGGCAAACGCTTGAAAACTATACGGACCGCAATATCATCACAATCGATACCAATTCATGGGAAACGCGTCTGGAGAGCACGTTCTTCGGCACGACGATTCACGAGCTTCAGCATTTAATCCAAGCCGATAACGACGGCGCAGAAGAAACATGGGTCAACGAAGGCATGTCGACATTCTCTGAATTCCTCGGCGGCTATGGCCACGGTGAAGGGTCGATCAACTTCTATTTGGACCACCCGGAAAACTCGCTCGTAAACTGGGATGAGCATGGAACAGCGGCAACTGGCCCTGAAACGATCGCAGATTACGGACAGGTCTATCTGTTCACGCTTTATATGTACGATAAGTTCGGCCAGGAGTTCATCCGTGAAATCGCAACCGACGGGACGACTCAAGGCATCGCAAGCATCGATAAAGTATTGGAAGACTACGGCACAAACAAAACATTCACTGAGCTATACCAAGACTTCATGACTGCATTGACGCTCGATGACGACACGGTCAGCAAGGATTATAAATTCGACAGCATCGATTTGCGTGAACTGCCAGTCGGTGACGGCGTCCGAGGCAAGACCGTCGACTTCGAGAAAGCAAAAACCTTTGAAAAAGAAGGCGTTCCGGCATGGGGCGGAGACTTTAAGGAATTCGACTTGGACCGTACAGTGCGCGGCATGAAGTTCGACGGCGTGGACTTCCTGCCATTGCAATGGGACACGGTCGCCAATCCGCTAGACGCTTCTGAGCAAGTGCTTCACGCGAATAACGGCGACGAAGCAGACCAAGCCTTGATCTTCGGGGCAACGGTTCCAGCTGACAACGCGACCTTGAGCTTCGAGCATTATTACAATATCGAAGAGCAATGGGATTTTGCAGCAGTCCAAGTGTCTACGGATAACGGCGAAACGTGGAAATCACTCGAGAACGAAAACACGCGTTCCGATGTAGTGGAAGAAGGCTACCCGACGATCAAAGAGAACGTACCAGGCTTCACAGGCGAGAAAACGAATTGGTCTACTGAAACATTCGATTTGGCTGAATACGCAGGACAAGACGTATTGGTCTCGTTCCGCAACTTGACGGACTGGGGTTCCAACGAAGCAGGCTGGTTCGTGAAAAACATCGAACTAGGCAGCTTCACGGCAGATGGAACGTCGACAGAGCCATTCCAATCACTTGGCCAGTTGAAAGGCGAGTATGTCGACTTCACAACGACATTCATTCAAACGAAGAAAAATGGCAAGCAGCGCGTATTTAATGTCGATCCGTACAATGTAACGGAAAAAGAAGCACTCGACTTGCAGCAAGTGCTGCGTGAAGGCAATTTGAAAATGATCACTTCTTATGCAGCAGCGCCAGACCAGAAAGAAGCAAAAGAATTTACGTACGAAGTACTGTACAAAGAAGATAAAAGCAAAGGTAAAGGAAAAGGCAATAACAAAAAATAA
- a CDS encoding PLP-dependent cysteine synthase family protein, translating into MEYATEIQQLIGRTPVLELTHSTIPNGCRIFAKLEFFNPGGSVKDRLGVALIADAEKRGELKAGGTIVEPTAGNTGIGLAIAAIGKGYRLKLVVPQKFSMEKQTLMRALGAEVINTPTADGIKGAIKKATEIAEQEGAFMPAQFANAANPDTYVQTLGPELWEQMDGKIDIFVAGAGSGGTFMGTSRFLKAQNPKIKTVIVEPEGSILNGGESGPHKTEGIGMELLPPFMDTEYFGTIHTITDKAAFAAVAELAQSEGLLVGSSSGAAFVAALKEAENAPFGSSIATVFADSSERYLSQDIYGALFKEEQQ; encoded by the coding sequence ATGGAATACGCAACAGAGATTCAGCAATTGATCGGCCGTACGCCGGTCCTGGAGTTGACACATAGCACGATTCCGAACGGCTGCCGGATATTCGCCAAGTTGGAATTTTTCAACCCGGGTGGCAGCGTCAAAGACCGACTCGGTGTAGCGTTGATTGCTGATGCGGAGAAACGCGGAGAGCTCAAAGCGGGCGGCACGATTGTCGAGCCGACTGCCGGCAACACGGGCATCGGACTTGCGATTGCGGCAATCGGCAAAGGCTACCGCCTGAAGCTGGTTGTCCCGCAAAAGTTCAGCATGGAAAAACAAACGCTCATGCGCGCATTAGGTGCTGAAGTGATCAATACGCCGACCGCCGATGGCATAAAAGGCGCCATCAAAAAAGCGACTGAAATAGCTGAGCAAGAAGGCGCGTTCATGCCGGCGCAATTCGCAAACGCCGCCAATCCGGACACCTACGTCCAGACGCTTGGCCCTGAACTTTGGGAGCAGATGGACGGCAAGATCGACATCTTTGTCGCTGGTGCAGGATCCGGCGGTACGTTTATGGGCACGTCGCGTTTTCTGAAAGCACAAAATCCGAAAATCAAAACGGTGATCGTGGAACCGGAAGGATCGATTTTAAATGGCGGCGAGTCCGGCCCGCACAAAACTGAGGGCATCGGCATGGAATTGCTTCCGCCGTTTATGGATACGGAGTATTTCGGTACCATCCACACCATTACTGATAAAGCCGCGTTCGCCGCAGTAGCTGAACTTGCCCAAAGCGAAGGGTTGCTCGTCGGCAGTTCATCGGGTGCAGCGTTTGTAGCAGCGCTAAAAGAAGCAGAAAATGCCCCATTTGGCAGCTCCATCGCGACAGTCTTTGCCGATTCGAGCGAGCGTTACTTGAGTCAGGACATTTACGGGGCTCTTTTTAAGGAGGAACAACAATGA
- a CDS encoding YhgE/Pip family protein, producing MYPFRTRDRESTTLLIWWGSKLSVILAQGTFQAALLAVFILKVLDIPVENLGSFLLILFVISNTWMFILSVLVAAFDKVGNFLGILLLVLQLGASEGTFPIQLTNGFFQAVHPYSPMTYAIKALRESIFGFEGNVPFEQALWILVAILLAMILLLGAVYYFRFQKERKTASELAKRGAAV from the coding sequence ATTTATCCTTTCCGGACACGCGACCGTGAATCGACGACACTGCTTATTTGGTGGGGCAGTAAACTATCGGTCATATTGGCACAAGGAACGTTCCAAGCGGCTTTATTAGCTGTGTTCATATTGAAAGTCTTGGATATCCCTGTGGAAAATCTAGGGTCTTTCCTGTTGATTCTCTTTGTCATTTCGAATACGTGGATGTTCATCTTGTCTGTTTTGGTTGCTGCATTCGATAAAGTGGGAAACTTCCTGGGAATCTTGCTGTTGGTTTTGCAGCTTGGTGCCAGTGAAGGAACCTTTCCGATCCAATTGACGAATGGCTTTTTCCAAGCTGTCCACCCATATTCCCCCATGACGTATGCAATCAAAGCATTGAGAGAGTCGATTTTCGGCTTTGAAGGAAATGTTCCGTTCGAACAAGCATTATGGATTCTTGTGGCTATTTTATTGGCGATGATTTTGCTCTTAGGGGCCGTCTATTATTTCCGCTTCCAGAAAGAACGGAAAACAGCATCTGAATTAGCAAAAAGAGGAGCGGCCGTCTGA
- a CDS encoding glycine C-acetyltransferase, with protein sequence MSKKLDAFLEENLTELKEQGLYNEIDPVEGPNGAIIKIGGKDLINLSSNNYLGLATDEDLKKVAIQAIEKYGVGAGAVRTINGTLDLHVELEEKLAEFKGTEAAISFQSGFNCNMAAISAVMDKNDAILSDQLNHASIIDGCRLSKAKIIAFKHSDMEDLRQKAKEATESGQYNKVMVITDGVFSMDGDIAKLPEIVEIAKEFDLITYVDDAHGSGVTGKGKGTVKHFGLEKEVDMQMGTLSKAVGVVGGYVAGKKQLIDWLRVRSRPFLFSTAVTPGDVAATTAAVQKIIDSTELHDKLWDNGDYLKKGLKELGFDIGDSATPITPCIIGDEKLTQQFSKRLFEEGVYAKSIVFPTVPRGTGRVRNMPTAAHTKEMLDEAIEIYAKVGKELNVIK encoded by the coding sequence GTGTCGAAAAAATTAGATGCGTTTTTGGAAGAAAACTTAACGGAATTGAAAGAACAAGGCCTATATAATGAGATCGATCCGGTAGAAGGCCCGAACGGAGCGATTATAAAAATCGGCGGCAAGGACCTGATCAACTTATCATCAAACAACTATTTGGGGCTTGCAACAGATGAAGACTTGAAGAAAGTGGCGATTCAAGCGATCGAAAAATACGGAGTCGGCGCTGGCGCTGTCCGTACCATCAACGGGACACTCGACTTGCACGTGGAATTAGAAGAGAAATTGGCTGAGTTCAAAGGAACCGAAGCGGCGATTTCATTCCAATCCGGCTTCAACTGCAATATGGCTGCGATTTCTGCAGTCATGGACAAGAACGATGCAATCCTGTCCGATCAATTGAACCATGCGTCAATCATCGACGGCTGCCGCTTGTCAAAAGCGAAAATCATCGCGTTCAAACACTCTGATATGGAAGACCTTCGCCAGAAAGCGAAAGAAGCGACTGAATCTGGCCAGTACAATAAAGTAATGGTCATCACAGACGGCGTCTTCTCGATGGACGGCGATATCGCGAAGCTTCCGGAAATCGTGGAAATTGCAAAAGAGTTTGACTTGATCACGTACGTTGACGACGCGCATGGTTCAGGCGTCACAGGTAAAGGGAAAGGTACTGTGAAGCATTTCGGCTTGGAAAAAGAAGTCGACATGCAGATGGGGACACTCTCGAAAGCAGTCGGAGTTGTCGGCGGTTATGTAGCCGGCAAGAAGCAATTGATCGACTGGCTGCGCGTGCGCTCCCGCCCATTCTTGTTCTCGACAGCAGTAACGCCAGGGGACGTCGCAGCGACGACGGCCGCAGTTCAAAAAATCATCGATTCGACAGAACTTCACGACAAGCTTTGGGACAACGGCGATTATTTGAAGAAAGGCTTGAAAGAGCTTGGCTTCGATATCGGCGATTCTGCAACACCGATCACGCCATGCATCATCGGTGACGAGAAATTGACCCAACAGTTCTCGAAACGCTTGTTCGAAGAAGGCGTCTACGCGAAATCGATCGTCTTCCCGACGGTTCCACGCGGCACTGGCCGTGTGCGCAACATGCCAACAGCGGCTCATACGAAAGAAATGCTCGACGAAGCGATCGAGATCTACGCAAAAGTCGGCAAAGAACTGAATGTCATCAAGTAA